In Chlorobiota bacterium, the sequence AAGTTTTGCAGGCGGAGTACTCTGCGGCAGCGATCAACGGTTAGCAACTGACGTTTTTTTTTGACAGCCAATCCAGCAACGTGAAAGCCCGACGCAAACAGATCGCCAAGAAGAAGCCCCGCAGCCGCGACGACTCGCGGCGGTTTGCCACGGCAGTGTCGGTGGGGTTGCTGATTGCGGGGGGGGTGGCCGGGCTGGTGGCCGTGGCCAACAAGTGGATGAAACGCGAACCGCTGGAGCAGATTCGGATTGTTGGAAGGCACGTGTTGGACTCGGCCGAGGTGGTTCAGAAAGCTGCAATCCCCGACAGCCTTCCTCTTGGCAAACTGAACTTGAAGGAGATCGAGACGCGGCTGATTGGCCACCCTTTCATTACCGATGCTTCGGTTTATCGGGAAGAACAGGGGACGCTGGTTCTGCAAATCCAGGAGTGCGCGCCGGTTGCGGTGGCGTTTGTTGGCGGCGCACCGGTTTATCTGGATTCCGCCGGGATCACGCTCCCGTTCCGATTCAGCAGCGCGGCCTTCGACGTCCCGCTCCTTGGCGGAATCAGCAACGGGCGGAAGGTGGATAGCCTGCAAGGGGTGGAGGCCATCGGGGTGGTGAAGGCGATTCGGGAGTTCGACCCAGCACTCTACCAGCAGATTTCCGAGATACGGCGCGAGCCAACGGGCCAGTACACGCTTCTGTTTGCCGATGGCGGCATCCCGATTCGGGCCGGGGTCGCCGCAGAAATCCCGAGGCATCTGAAGAAGTTGGACCTGTTCTGGCGGACGGTGCTGCTTACCGAGGGGGCGGCCAGCATTCAATCCATAGACCTTCGGTGGCAGGGGCAAGTGGTGGTGAAAAAACGCACCGGGGAAAACGCCTAAAACAATCCCGGCAAGCATTCAAACAAAGCAACACGACTTCGATAAAAAGAAGTAGAGATAGATAGAGCGAGACAACCGACCCAATGTCCAGAATACAGCATATCAACGGAACAACGATGAACGGTTCAGGGACCAATGCATCAGGGCGCGACCCGCGCGAAATCGTTGTGGGGCTTGACTTCGGCACCAGCAAGGTGTGCGCGATTGTGGCCGAACGAAACGATGATTACCCGGGCGGAATCCACGTCCTCGGGATTGGCCACACTCCATCGGAGGGGCTGAACCGCGGCGTTGTGGTCAACATCGAAAAAACGGTCCGCTCGGTGGAACGTGCTGTCGAGCTTGCCCAATCGCAGTCCGGCGTGAAGATCACCTCCGTCTCGGTTGGCATTGCTGGGGACCATATCCAATCATTCCCCAGCCGTGGCGTGGTGACAATCTCCAACCCCGACCGCGTGGTGACGCAGCAGGACATGGAGCGATTGATGGAGGACGCAAAGCGGGTGAACATCCCCGCCGACCGCCGCATCCTTCATGTGATCCCGCAGGAGTACATCGTGGACGGGCAAGATGGCATCTACGATCCGGTGGGGATGTCGGGGTTGCGGGTGGAGGTGAACGTCCACATCATCACCGGCTTGGTGACCGCCGCGCAAAACATCTACCGCTGTGTGGAGCGTGCCGGGCTGGCCGTGAACGACATCGTTCTTGAGCCGCTTGCCAGCAGCTACGCCGTGTTGGACGACGACGAAAAAGAGGTGGGCGTTGCGCTGGTTGACATCGGTGGCGGGACCACCGACATCGCGGTGTTCGAGGATAAAACCATCCGCCACACAGCGGTGATTGGAATGGCAGGGCGGATGCTGACCGACGACATCCGCAAAGTGCTGGGAATCATTGGCGACCAGGCCGAGCGGGTCAAGCGGGAGTACGGCTACGCGATGGAGGAGATGGTGCTGAACGATGAGGTGTTTATGATTCCGGGAATCGGCGGGCGGAAGCCGATGGAGATCAGCAAACGGACCCTTGCCCAAATCATCCAGCCACGGATGGAGGAAATCCTTGAGTTCGTGATGCTGGAGCTGAAAAAATCGGGCTATCTGCGGCGGCTTTCCGCCGGGGTGGTCCTGACCGGTGGCGGCGCGCTGCTTCGCGGCATGGCCGACCTTGCCCAGCAAGTCCTGGGGCTTCCGGTCAAGGTCGGGATTCCGGCGGGGCTGGGGGGGTCCGCACTTGCGCCCGAGGTGGAAAGCCCAATCTACTCCACCGCCGTGGGGCTGGTGCTTCATGCTTTCGAGAATCAACAACATCAACCAATCATCATCGAGGAGCCACCCAGCGAGCATCAGGAGGAGGAGGAAGAGCCACGCGGCATCTCCATCTTCTCCAGAATGAAGCGATTCTTAGACGAATTTTAAGACAACAAGCATCCCCGCCGAACAGGAACCAATCCATCCGGTTCGGCCCCGGGGAGAACCAATCCAAGATAGACATTCACAGTACCTACTTTCTCAACTACCAAGGGGGACCGCTATGATCGAACTCGATCGTACCACCGAAGAACACTACGGCGCAAAACTCAGAATCATCGGCGTTGGTGGCGGCGGAGGAAATGCCGT encodes:
- the ftsA gene encoding cell division protein FtsA, giving the protein MNGSGTNASGRDPREIVVGLDFGTSKVCAIVAERNDDYPGGIHVLGIGHTPSEGLNRGVVVNIEKTVRSVERAVELAQSQSGVKITSVSVGIAGDHIQSFPSRGVVTISNPDRVVTQQDMERLMEDAKRVNIPADRRILHVIPQEYIVDGQDGIYDPVGMSGLRVEVNVHIITGLVTAAQNIYRCVERAGLAVNDIVLEPLASSYAVLDDDEKEVGVALVDIGGGTTDIAVFEDKTIRHTAVIGMAGRMLTDDIRKVLGIIGDQAERVKREYGYAMEEMVLNDEVFMIPGIGGRKPMEISKRTLAQIIQPRMEEILEFVMLELKKSGYLRRLSAGVVLTGGGALLRGMADLAQQVLGLPVKVGIPAGLGGSALAPEVESPIYSTAVGLVLHAFENQQHQPIIIEEPPSEHQEEEEEPRGISIFSRMKRFLDEF
- a CDS encoding FtsQ-type POTRA domain-containing protein → MKARRKQIAKKKPRSRDDSRRFATAVSVGLLIAGGVAGLVAVANKWMKREPLEQIRIVGRHVLDSAEVVQKAAIPDSLPLGKLNLKEIETRLIGHPFITDASVYREEQGTLVLQIQECAPVAVAFVGGAPVYLDSAGITLPFRFSSAAFDVPLLGGISNGRKVDSLQGVEAIGVVKAIREFDPALYQQISEIRREPTGQYTLLFADGGIPIRAGVAAEIPRHLKKLDLFWRTVLLTEGAASIQSIDLRWQGQVVVKKRTGENA